In Rhodoligotrophos defluvii, a genomic segment contains:
- the recR gene encoding recombination mediator RecR, giving the protein MTRRIGGPELEGLIQLLSKLPGLGPRSARRAVLHLIKNRARLLDPLAAAIEDVRRSVTVCSACGNIDTTDPCAICQDHRRDRSVICVVEEVSDLWALERAGANNGLYHVLGGVMSAIEGIGPEELSIEQLIHRCAEPGVKEVILAVNATVDGQTTAYYITERLRGLDVTVSRLAHGVPVGGELDYLDDGTLAAAIKSRRAF; this is encoded by the coding sequence ATGACCAGACGCATCGGCGGCCCGGAGCTCGAGGGGCTGATTCAGCTTCTGTCAAAGCTGCCCGGCCTCGGACCGCGCTCGGCCCGCCGTGCGGTGCTGCATCTGATCAAGAACCGGGCCCGTCTGCTCGACCCCCTCGCCGCGGCGATCGAGGATGTGCGCCGCAGCGTAACCGTCTGCTCGGCTTGCGGCAATATCGACACGACCGACCCCTGTGCGATCTGCCAGGACCACCGCCGGGACCGCTCCGTCATCTGCGTGGTCGAAGAGGTAAGCGATCTCTGGGCCCTGGAGCGCGCCGGCGCCAACAACGGGCTCTATCATGTCCTCGGCGGTGTCATGTCGGCGATCGAGGGTATCGGACCGGAGGAGCTGTCGATCGAGCAGCTCATCCATCGCTGCGCCGAACCGGGCGTGAAGGAGGTCATCCTCGCCGTGAATGCGACGGTGGATGGCCAGACCACGGCCTATTACATCACCGAGCGGCTGCGCGGCCTCGACGTCACCGTCTCAAGGCTCGCCCACGGGGTGCCGGTGGGCGGCGAGCTCGATTACCTCGACGATGGTACGCTGGCCGCGGCGATCAAGTCGCGCCGGGCGTTTTGA
- the coaA gene encoding type I pantothenate kinase: MNGRALEYSPYLVFSRDEWAKLRADTPLTLTETEVYELRGLNERMQIDEVVAIYLPLARLLNLYVERTYDLFRATQRFLGRNGSKVPFIIGLAGSVAVGKSTTGRILQALLSRSPNSPNVALVPTDGFLFPNAVLEREGLMTRKGFPESYDVTRLLRFLSDIKSGKREVKAPVYSHLFYDVLDSDALVIDQPDVLIVEGLNVLQPAKLPRDGKAIPFVSDFFDFSIYLDADETLLEQWYIERFFRLRETAFRDPRSYFHRYAKLSDQETRKVALKLWNTINLANLRENILPTRQRADLILTKGADHSIHEVQLRRL; the protein is encoded by the coding sequence ATGAACGGACGCGCGCTCGAATATTCGCCCTATCTCGTGTTCTCGCGAGACGAATGGGCAAAGTTGAGGGCCGACACGCCCTTGACCCTCACCGAGACCGAAGTCTACGAGCTGCGCGGCCTTAACGAGCGGATGCAGATCGACGAAGTGGTCGCGATTTATCTGCCGTTGGCGCGGCTGTTGAACCTCTATGTGGAGCGAACCTACGATCTGTTCCGCGCCACTCAGAGGTTCCTGGGCCGCAACGGCAGCAAGGTACCGTTCATCATCGGGCTGGCTGGCAGCGTGGCCGTGGGCAAAAGCACCACCGGCCGTATTCTCCAGGCCCTGCTCAGCCGTTCGCCGAACTCACCGAATGTGGCGCTGGTGCCGACCGATGGCTTCCTGTTCCCGAACGCGGTGCTGGAGCGGGAAGGGCTCATGACCCGCAAGGGCTTTCCGGAAAGCTACGACGTCACCAGGCTGTTGCGCTTCCTGTCGGACATCAAGTCCGGCAAGCGCGAGGTGAAGGCGCCGGTCTATTCGCATCTGTTCTATGATGTGCTGGATTCGGATGCTCTGGTGATCGACCAGCCCGACGTGCTCATCGTGGAGGGGCTGAACGTGCTGCAGCCCGCCAAGCTGCCCAGGGATGGCAAGGCCATCCCCTTCGTGTCGGACTTCTTCGATTTCTCGATCTACCTCGATGCGGACGAGACACTGCTGGAGCAGTGGTACATCGAGCGCTTCTTCCGCCTGCGCGAGACGGCATTCCGCGATCCGCGGTCCTATTTCCATCGCTATGCCAAGCTCAGCGACCAGGAAACACGGAAAGTGGCCCTGAAGCTGTGGAACACGATCAACCTGGCAAATCTGCGCGAGAATATCTTGCCGACTCGGCAGCGGGCCGACCTCATTCTCACCAAAGGTGCCGACCACAGCATCCACGAGGTGCAGCTGCGGCGGCTATAA
- a CDS encoding phosphoribosyl-ATP diphosphatase, whose translation MTTATSHKLDVLARLIGTVHERRLASADSSYTAQLVAKGVPACAKKLGEEAVEVVIAAASGDRGAVVSETADLLYHLTVLLEAADVPVAEVMTELERREGTSGIVEKARRS comes from the coding sequence ATGACGACCGCCACTTCCCACAAGCTCGACGTCTTGGCGCGTCTTATAGGCACGGTTCATGAGCGCCGCTTGGCGAGCGCGGACAGCTCCTATACGGCACAGCTGGTGGCCAAGGGCGTGCCGGCTTGCGCGAAGAAGCTGGGAGAGGAAGCGGTCGAGGTGGTGATTGCCGCGGCATCCGGAGACCGGGGCGCGGTGGTGAGCGAGACGGCCGATCTGCTGTATCATCTGACGGTGCTGCTCGAGGCGGCGGACGTCCCGGTCGCCGAGGTGATGACCGAGCTCGAGCGGCGAGAGGGCACCAGCGGCATCGTCGAGAAGGCGAGGCGCTCGTGA
- the hisF gene encoding imidazole glycerol phosphate synthase subunit HisF, with the protein MLKARVIPCLDVKDGRVVKGVQFVELRDAGDPVEAARAYDAAGADELCFLDITASHENRGIIFDVVAKTAEHCFMPLTVGGGVRTVDDIRKLLLAGADKVSINTAAVNDRAFVARAAEKFGSQCIVVAIDARRVSNHGEPARWEIFTHGGRNATGIDAVDFAREVVSLGAGEILLTSMDRDGTQSGFDLALTRAVADAVSVPVIASGGVGNLDHLVEGVTQGHASAVLAASIFHFGTYTIGEAKQHMARAGIPMRLA; encoded by the coding sequence ATGCTTAAGGCCAGAGTCATTCCGTGCCTGGACGTCAAGGACGGGCGGGTCGTCAAGGGCGTGCAGTTCGTGGAGCTGCGAGATGCCGGCGATCCGGTGGAAGCGGCCCGTGCCTATGACGCCGCCGGTGCGGACGAGTTGTGCTTCCTCGACATCACCGCTTCTCACGAAAACCGCGGCATCATCTTCGACGTGGTGGCGAAGACGGCCGAGCACTGCTTCATGCCGCTGACCGTGGGCGGCGGCGTGCGCACGGTGGACGATATCCGCAAGCTGTTGCTGGCCGGGGCGGACAAGGTTTCGATCAACACGGCGGCGGTGAACGACCGGGCCTTCGTGGCCCGCGCGGCGGAGAAGTTCGGCAGCCAGTGCATCGTGGTGGCCATAGACGCGCGGCGTGTTTCAAACCATGGCGAGCCGGCGCGCTGGGAGATCTTCACCCATGGGGGCCGGAATGCCACCGGCATCGATGCGGTGGACTTTGCCCGGGAGGTGGTCTCGCTGGGGGCCGGGGAAATCCTGCTGACCTCCATGGATCGGGACGGCACCCAGTCGGGCTTCGATCTGGCACTGACCCGCGCGGTGGCCGATGCGGTGAGCGTGCCGGTGATCGCCTCAGGCGGGGTCGGCAATCTCGATCATCTGGTCGAGGGGGTCACCCAGGGGCACGCCAGCGCGGTGCTTGCCGCCTCCATCTTCCATTTCGGCACCTACACGATCGGAGAAGCCAAGCAGCATATGGCGCGGGCCGGTATTCCCATGCGCCTTGCCTGA